In the Rhipicephalus sanguineus isolate Rsan-2018 unplaced genomic scaffold, BIME_Rsan_1.4 Seq500, whole genome shotgun sequence genome, acctcgttcatTGAGCCCCCTTTAAAGGCCAGCTCTGGCGATTTTTCGAAGTCAATGgacctcaataaaattcgctgggtattaCATGTTTCCGTCGTTTACGCCACATTACAGGCTTCAGAGATAGGCAGATATTTTTTGGGTTACAAATGAACTTTATTGATTGCTTCGAACTGCCcgcctggcttcccacaattactgACCACAATATGTGTGTGACGTCACTTATGGCAAAGCaacggaagtgacggaaccgagacGTCACTACAGTGTCGGCTTCCACAGGGCAATGATTGTGCGTGTTTGGCCCGTGCTTCGCTGGTTtggcgtgcgaatttcagtttCCTGTGGGCGGGCGTACGCTAGGTGctttgtgggctgcacacgattccccgcgTAACTACCCGCGTAACAGTACACTCGCAGCTGACATGTACCCCTCGTCTCGATATTAGAGTGCGCTAGCTAGCAGTGCCGAATTACCACACAGTAAGTACGGTAATGTCGTACCGGCTGAGGAGTGCGCATGAGCGAACTTTGCCGTACGGAAACTTTTCGTAACGGGCCTATCCGTTTACGGTTAAAGTGCTTTTCATATATGCGAAATATGGCTTGTACTTGGCTTTTATCAAAGTTCATCAATCCTATCAACGTGACGTTAAACGCTGCTAACCATAAAATTACGCATTCTTTCCATAAAAATAGTAATGAATTTGTCCGCAAACTTTCTGGCATTAGCATTTTACCCAAACTTGAGCTTCCTGAACAGGTGATGGCATCAGGCGGTATATACAGCGCACAACCAGGCAACAAAACAACGTTGACAAAGTGTTGTACTTCATCACATAGGAATGGAGATTCTAGTTGGCCTGCAAATGTGTCTTAATCGCTGGTGTTATTGCCCGACAGCTCTGAGGAGCTTATGCGCATGGCACGGTCAGTCATAGACATAGGTAAGGCTGGTGCGGCATGGTTGTCTTTCAGCTGAGCGTCTACTCTTCGCAGCTTTCACAGCTTTATAGCCTTTTCACAGGAAAGAACActtcctttctggactgtaccatgggagtacaaaggctgacatcaaagcctcagcagtgcattttttggggggtcacacctattaaaggagcactgacacaaaaattttgcaccttgttttttttgttgcaatagatagcttatgatccacttatcacggctgcaaactcgtttgcgcgagtgcgcgacggttatttatttagagacgtttttagagcgcccagtcgcagtttcggtttcaaagcaccgagctgggcagcactacttccggagtacgggtagccacagctggccacctgaacacgcaaaattgtgacgtaggcgacgcgcgagcgtgagtgcggtgggcgccgaaccaggtgaagtggcgccagctatggaggattagaaactaACAAACGTAATCTAtatcctccgagcattcggaagcgcccatctcgactcgctaagcttacagcatcgattatttgactatggctctcaaaaacggcgccgatcgggacgaatacattgctgtcgaagcttaaggacatgaatctaaagcaaatggaagcatcagttcggaacttacacgttacagagcgcacggcggccacttgatagattcgaagtggacgacaaccgcttttggcagtgctgccatgtttttcggaggtgCGAATGcatcgccggcgaagcttgccgtgcaagttggacagctctcagcgcgtgcggcgacggcctacgacgttctgcggcaccgcgccgttgcggcaggcttgccgctagcgtgagcgggccatgggcgtccggaggagGGTGCAAGGgagggcagctgccccccctggaattttggataataattttctatgcagtagcagtaagctacataGCTTAGCACACTCGAGTACCGCATATCCGCGtaaaacatcattcaggattaccagccaactttgcacgttacatactgctatggactaatcttgccggtcatgtcacgacaatgaaacaaaagctacctatgctgtatgcccccctccccctcccccaccctctgctgatgcactcccctggaaaaagttctgcggacgcccttggagcgggccataacatctgccaacgggcacgacgagcgaacagcggaagagaacacaactagaacacgccaagccgcaggcacggaggaagaaatggcaggtagcacggcacaagcgcaagggcacaaccagccaccagccaacacaaactcgtgacgtaggtttgtttacacatcccccgcgttgatgtcggcgtcgcgaagcgctcgcatctcgctcagtcgcgcggcatgcactttaaaattgattttaaatatgttctaggctatattggcccttgatatttcgtagacgttgtgtacggctccgcatacatctatttaactcattatctcgccttcgaaattttgtgtcagtgctcctttaaggcgaTTATGGCGGTGCCCAGGGAGCCTTCTGCCTTGCACGATTTCCAGTTTTTACCagcttatacgtcacgcgaagacagtatacTGCTCGGCTGGGTTTCCGTAtcgttgcgtttttttttattacttaaaAATTATTTCAGAATCTGCTGAATATTTctactatcgggcccgtgacatgAGCATATCGAGGGCATAGATGCATCATTACTTTAACATGGTCAAAAGATCGCCAAAAATTGCCTTAATTTGGAAATTTGGCTAATTTGGACGTGGCAGTCTGGTTCCATGAAAAACGTACATAGGCctgtacataaaatatacataaaaATGTTCATGGCATGAAACTCTCGCTCATTTGGACGTATTTGGTCATACTTCGTTTAATTTGGAGTTTCCGAAGCTGAGAGGCACGCGACACACATGGAATTGTGTGACCCTAGGTGGTTTCCGAATCGCATTGCCAATACAGTAAGGCACGAATGACTTTATTCAAAGCATCCTGAGAATGCCACCCCTTAGGGCGACACCGCGGTGCGCTCCCACGTAGGGagagttagacctagcctaaccgccgcatttctggctctctggacagcccgaagttgatgGTGGTACTCCGAGCTCTTGAGGGTTGAGCTCCACGTTTCTTCCGTCAggtccccacgtaacgaggggcaccgccagagcatgtgctcgagATTTCACGTCCTCTCACAGCGAGGGTGAGCTAAGTCACTTGGAAATAGCTATATTTTTCACAAGTAGcgcaaactcctcctctcagcgccATTTTCTCGTCGCCCGTCACTCTTTGCCACCATTAGTGAGCGAGACTCGCAAGGTGCACCCGGCCCACATGCGGCATGTTGCGAGCGCTTACTTGAAACGCAAAAATTCTAGGTGCAGATTCACAAAGATGTTCGTATGtaagatgtgtagtaaaaatagtttGTGGTTAGTCGGTACCTTAGTTATCAACTTGCGTTTTGTGGGGAACAAGTTACACACTGGTGCTGGCATATATAAAAAATTCCATTGTGCCATTTTACTCGTGAACAGCTTTCTGGATCTGGTGCCTGTTTAACAATGTGAAAAACCTAGGATTTGCATATTGTAATTGATTCATAAGTGTGGGGTGCGTCGTTCACACCAGGAAAACAACAAGACATGTTAAACGTAATCATAGGAAGTGCTTTTCGCAAACTGTGGTCTTTTTGTTTACTAGAcgcatttcggaaaatcagaaGCTACATCAAACTGAATAATACAGACATCTTCCGTCGCACCATCTGCAATTTGCCAACGGAAATACAGCCAAAGTATGCTGCAAAACATTTTGCTTCTTGCGTAACCAAAAATGCAAGCGGCTACAAAAACAGGATGGTGTCCTTCCACTGAATAGGTTCTTGTTTATTTAGAAGTCAAATGTGTACTTTCAAAGTTTGGTCTACTGTACAATAAAATAACAAAGTGCACCACACAGGAACATGCAGCAACTGTATTAGTATAATAATTGTAATTGAAGACAGCAAATTAGTAACAAAAACAATGAGAAATCAGGATAAATTAAAAAGAACATAAAAATCGACAGCACAAAGAATAAAAGGCATGCTTACACTCccttacaaataaataaatagttcaAGCAAAAAGAAATTAGAGGTTAACATGGACAGCTTCACAGCATATTGCGAAGTAAATTACGCTCagaagtattcattctaaaaagacagggcgcgcaaacacggacacaagaaagaagtcaggacatcacAAATGCCAACtagccaactagctcagctctctgttattctaagctcagCTTGTTGCTCTAAGCTTGTTGCTGGGCTATTTGGTTCATCCGTAATGAGagaaaaaactagacgcctaaaacaccgtaagaaggacgaagaagcacacgGAAAGAGCGTCACTAGAAACTGAtttattctcagaagaaacgcagaaaaaaaaatatatatatatatatatgccgcacCACAGATGCGCACACCGCACTGCATCGGCTAGTCACTACACATCAAAAAATACTCGAGGTCAATAGAAAGGCATATCTAATCAAGCAACGACGAGCAAAACTGGAACTCATTGACATGCGCAAAACCACTGATGTGTCACTTACACACAAGTCGCCTTTCTTCTTTAtccaaaaagcttccattaattccCGGGCCAGAGCATCTGAGCTTTTGGCAAGAACAGAAATGCTTGAAAACCTCACCTCACAAGAACAGGAATGGCAGTGTGCAGGCAAATGTGCTGCCGAATTATTTCGAAGTAACAGCTCATGTTCCCTAACTCTGACGTTCAaacaccgaccagtttggccgatgtaaatcCGACCACAACTAAGTGGGATTTCATACACCACGCCCACCGAGCAATCCACATACTTTGATGCGTGTTTTTTCCCACAAGTGGAGGCCCTTGGTGGTTTAGAAATACGTGGACATAGGCCAGCCAACTAACGTGGCGCAGAAAAAACTACAGGCACATTGTACCTGTTAGCCACGTTCTTAAGGTTGTGCGCTACCTTATGAACATAAGGTACCACCATAGGTCTTTTGACCATGGGCTGCCTGCTTTTCTTTGTGCCCTTCAACAtttgaaggagggtttcggcAACGGATACAACGACAGAGTTGGGATAGCCAGCTGAATGCAGCCGCCTAACCTGATCCATGTAACTATCCTGAATACTGTGAGGAGAAGACTTCACCATCGCTCCCTCGAGACACATGGTCGCAATGGCCCTGTTAACAAGTTTAGAATGGGCCGCACCGAAAGGTAATAGCTCCTTGCGCGAACGTGGGCGATAGGCCCAGCACACGTGTCGCTTCGAGAAAGTGATGCTCAAGTCTAAAAATTGCAATCTATTGTCAATGGGAAGCTCATGTGTGAACAAAAGGCCGTTAGCATGTTGTCTGAAAAGTGCTAGAATTTCATCCACTGAGCTAGTGGTGGTCAACAAAGGATTAGTGTTTAAAATAACtaaaaaatcatccacataacgAAAGACTTTCAGCAGCATTGCATCGTCAAGTACTTGAGCTAATTCTGTGTCAAAGGAAGCTCCTtctgagaataaatcagttgcgagtgacgctctttcccagtgcttcttcgtccttctttcggtgttttaggTGTCTAGTTTTTTCCCTCATTAAATTACACTCATCAATTGGTGCTGCGTACGTGccatgtcgcttttttttttttttattgtacacgTCTCATCACCACCTTCTATTTATGCACTTCGGCAAAATGAACGGCAAAAAGCAACTCCGACATTGTCGGAGTAAGTTTCAAACGACATGTGACAAGTGAATTTTGTCAAATTTATGGGCCACGCCAGGGCTGAGAGAGAAAAAGCAGAGCTTTGTAAAGATTATTTTCGCAAAACGTTGCAATAAATTTTtgcaaaatgaaaagaaaattgtGAAGAATCTTATTGTAATTACTCTCGGCACTTTCAGGTACCGTTGTCTAATACGAGCGAGCTAGAATAGTTTTCGACATGGCACAGTGCAGCAAGTTGGCATCTTGCTGCTGCCGACGGCGTCTTGCAAAATGTAAAAAGCCTGCACTCACGTACAGCGCACACATGCGCTGATTCAACGTTTTCCGCCGAAAGAGAAAGCGACGAGGGATTGGGGGGGCGGGGTGTGTTATCGGGGATTACTGGTCACTCGTTGAGCCTGGTTCAACAGGGGGGCACAAAAAGGCGAACAAGTGAGGAGAGACATAGAGGGCGGGGAGATTATCCCGTTCCTTTTTGTacaatggtttgcgctacctttgaaaaatacagggaccttaatcGCCAACAGCAGCCTCTCTCATTAACGCGCCGATCTCAAAGGCCATACTTCCATCACAAAGGCCAGAAACATGTCAAGGCTGCCATGTTTATTTATTacctaaagtaaaaaaaaagcaaaagctcGCCAATTTGGACTAGTTTCTGATCACGGTAAGAACATGCATTGTATGAAGGCTATCATTAATTCGGTTATAATTCGACCTGCTTAATTTGGATGATCCTTGGAGCACGCTGTGCACGAAGCTGTTCTCGGGCGGCAAAGTGCCACAAGTGTGCGACACAAAAGAGTGAAAACAGTGTCCGACCGCATGTGGGTCGCCACCTCTGAGTTGCACAACTAAAGCCCCTCGGAAAGCAGCGATACTCTCCCCTGCATCTTTTCCACCTTGATTTTTGAGAAATGGGGATCACAGCATAGAAAATGCTGGAAGTAACGTCTGTGAGGAGACTGCTTTTTTAAGACCGTACGAATGATgtgcatataacagctgcatcttaccggtacttacctacggagcagaaacttggagacttacaaagagggctcaacttaaattgaggacgacgcagtgagcgatggaaaggaaaatgataggtgtaaccttaagagacaggaagagaccCAGATGAAAATGGAAAGccaatttccagctggaaatgagTTTTCCAGCGTAGTTTCCAGCTGGTTTGTCCAATACCAGCTGGAATGAAAGTTTTCCAGCTGGAAATGTAACTGGTAATCATAATATCCAGCTGCGTCTGGGTCCAGCTGGATATTGTCCAGCTGGAAAGTGAATGTCGTACCTGGAAAATTTCCAGCTAGAGCAGGAAACAGCTGGGAAACCTATTTCCAGCTGGACAATGGTTCATTGCCAGCTGGAAACCCTCATTCGCAGAATAAGTGCACAAGTGATTTTCAGGAGTATGAAAGGGTAAATGAAGCTCTTGAAGGTCCTGTATTGGACAGAATTTTTACTCTCTCTGTGACACTAAAGCAGCATAAAACACCTGCACAATATTTGTTCGTAGGCATGCAGCATCAGAAGTTTACAGGATGTCTTCCACTAAAATGTAAGATTAATTAACACCCCTGTTTTAGTTTGCAGCTACCGGTGAAACAGTACAGGACTGCCTGGACTTACTGGTATATGCAGCACAGTTGAAATTCAGGCCAAACTCAGTGAATATTAAGATTTTTTGAAATCCTGCAGGTTTATTTTTTAGTGAATTACATGTGCATACTCATACTTTAGTGTTTTTAcaagttcaagaaaaaaaatgaagttgtAGGTTTCAATAAGACACACTATATTTAGCACACTGCTAAATATAGTGCTTGCTCATTCTACTTTGCTCATATTCAACAGAAATCACCGAAGgtacaaaatatattttcttatttaaaggggccctgcaaatgCTTTTTCGTCTGCATTCTGTAGTGCTGGAGTGCATGTAGTGCTAAATACTGAGATGAACGCAAGAAGAATTATCGAAGTTGGTGCACGGTAACGGAAGTTATTAATCTTCAAACTTCaaaaccgcagcagacgacgagaaaaaacattcccttttgcatttcactctccTACTGACGTCAAAGGTTGGTTCCAATCAGCGTGCGCCTATGTTTACAAAGACATACCGGACGACTCGCCTCGTGGTGGCCATTGTGCAGTGCTCCTAGCGTCGTGCACCGTTTCGTAATTGTTTTCAAATTTTCACATTCAAAAAGAGAAATCATATTGTATCCGAGGAAGTATAAAGAGTGCGTTTATAATTTTTAGCGGACAATAGTGTGGCCTATTGtgaccatatgaatattacgtgCGACTTGTTGGGTCAAACCAATCAGATTGCATGGCCAATGTTGCCACTCCCACGTGATGAAGTGTCACTTCCAATCACAAAAATAGCCATTGTGTGTCACTCTAGTCCAAAAACAAtgcggtttctccattgaaataaaattataacagctttgTTTTTGGCTTTGCCACTTGCACAGCGATATCGGTGCATTTCACAGTTCAAGAAGCTATGAAAACTACACACTTAagttgtgtcgcagggcccctttaacactgACTTAATGCTACATTAAGTGCTTCGGAAAAGATATGTCACTTTAGCATATATGTGAGCAGGTTTTCAATGTTTCATACATGCACATAATCTTTTGAATTGTAACTACTGAAAGTTGTCATGTCAACAATAGTTTATTGCAACACACAGAAATACACAGTGAAATTACACATTGTAAATATAACAGGAGAGCATCTCAAAATGCATCTGTGCAAAGCATCAACCATATACTATCGAcctatatcacaattattgtaCATGAACCTATCAACACATATTAGACATAACTCCTTTGTTCTTAGTACACAGTACCAATAACGGCGGCAGCCTCGAACCGTGGCTTGTTCATCTCTGAATGCATCTCTAGAGCTTCATTGTGTTTTTTACACAGCTTTCGTAAAATCGCATGCTTTTACGTTAAACACATAACATTTTTTATTATGTAGACACAACTATACAACCTTAATATATagttaaacaaacaaataaatgcaGCTTCTAACAAATGTGCACTGCCTTCTGCAAAAGGATTAGTGCCGTGCAATAGCTGCTTATTTCCTGGTTAGCAAATGTACAGAAGGCAGGCTACAAAGTgcttaaaaaattaagcatattCAATGACACAGTCACTAAAATCCAACTGCGGTAAATGTTACTGTAACAAAAGTCATGTAACACCAGGTTACGTGCACACATGAAGTGAAGTTGTGACTCAATATCCCAAATTCTGCGCTCACGTGTGCTATACAAAATTTTAGTGATATGGGTCCAATACCTAGATATTGCACAACTGATTCGAACACACACATGTAAGAAAATTGCTCAGACTGCCAACAATGCAGAATACTTGGTAGAGTATTGCTTCTATAGGCAAACCTTATAGTGAGCCACAAGGCAGGTCCAGGGAGCAATAATACCTCCACACATGTAACCACCTTATTTAAGCTGACAATGCACATATATGTTCACAATAATCAATGGCTTCATTAGATAAGCACAAACCTAAAGTTCTTGTAACACCATACGATTAGTCTACTGCCGTGGtacaatggttatggtgctcggctatGATTCGAAAGTCGCGGGGTTCAATCCTGactgcggcggtcgcaattcgacaGAGGCAGAATGCCAGAGGttcgtgtactgtgtgatgtcagtggacattaaagaacaccaggcggtcaaaatttccagagccctctactatggcATGCATGATAatcgtatcacggttttcgcacgTCAAACTCCACATATTGTATTACCATACAATTAaaggaacacgtgaaaaagataTTTAAGTGCTTACAAGCACTACGGTCATCTATGCTAATGCAACACATCTGATGAAGCATGTGCACAATATGTGCGATATTTCAGTTCGTGCAGAGAGCTTCATTGTTGAGACTTGTATCATACGAAGGCTAATGCATACCCTTTAAGCAACTGGCCTCATGTAACATGACACAAAGCAGCTGCACGTTTTGATTTTGGCACATTGTTTATTGACTATTTAAGCTTACTGATGAGTTTTTGGGCAAACTGAACCCTCCTACTATTTACAGGACTGTTAATACCATTTGAAAACAGCAATATCTTAAGGCGGTTTAAAAAAATTCCTTGACATTAAGAACATCGGTACTAACATTTCATCATTGTGTATAACTGTCACATACTCAAAACCATTCATAGGAGTTAACGAAATCACAAAAGTACTCACGATTATTAAAACAAAAGTATATACATGGTTGTGTTTGTGTATCAATCATGAAGAGACATTCATGGCCTTGTTTTCTTGCGGTTTTGATGTGCCCACTTGGCAGAATGGAGTCAACACTGTATGCCTCGGTGATAATGTAGAAGTGTTCTTCTCCAGATGATTCTCTCGAGCAGAATATTCTTTTTGCCCTGGCATAAGTGCCATCTGGAAGGACAACAGCAGTGCTGTTGGATCTCACATGCTTGCTGTACCTTTCTGAGGCAATTACAGCACCCCGAACCTTCACCCTACGAAACTCAACCACCTCTTTTTCCTGCAGTTGCGTATGTGCAGAAACATCGCGTACTACTTCAGGCTTGCCTAGGGGAGTAATGCTGTCCAAGCATTCTTTTGCAGAGCTTTCTTGTATTAACGAAAGTACATGGCTGCTTGCACGCGCCTTCATAACTAACAAACTGCTGCGCAGCAGAAGCCTAGTAGCAACTTGCAAGGCCACTCCATTGGCAGATGTAATTAGCTGCAAAAGTCTGCCCATATTTGTTTCAAATGTGAAACAAGAATGTGCCCATAAAGGACCAAACAAAAGAGCAGACTTTGGTAAATGCAGCACCTGGTGAACGTTGTATGTCATGTTCTTCCGGCCGTACAAAAATTCAACTCCAACGACAAACTCTGTCAGCAGCTGTGTGCTGAGGTCTACATCTGCATTTGAAATCGAATCCTTCAGCAGGAGAAACACACCTGACACAAGAAGGCTCCAGTGAGTCAAGTACTTCTCCCCAAGCACGTCAGTCAGACAAGGCACACTGTAATGAAGAAGCCAGTACTGCCATTCTGAGGCCTTCCAATACTTTCTCACCTGCAGCGACCTTGGCTGACGGCTTACACATACAGGCATTCGTATTTTACAAAGCCTTTCATTTATAAGCCTCATGGTAGACGGCATGCCACAGTAATATTCTGTCCCTGTATCCGAGAACCACAATTCAGTTAACTGTCTCGAGACGCCAAGCAAGACACAATGCATGTAATCGGGGCACCATGACCAAGCAGGACTAAAGCCTGGCAAGTTAATAAGAGGAGAGGGGCCCTTCACTCCGTGTACAATGGTTCCAGTACGGCAAGCAGCGCTCATGTCGGCCAGGGTCTGTTCGTCGGTGCGGTCGGGGTAGGGTTGATCCATGCAGTATTTGATGGTACCTGTTAAAAAATTAAAATACACACAGTGTGTTTAAATTTGCAGCAACTGATTAGTAAAGCAATGAAAGggactagttggtgcatgttcatGTTCAAATGCACTTAGTATAACAGATAATGAAGGACTAAACGACGACTGAGAAAGAACAAGTGGTCATACGTGGTGCAAAGCATGAATGTGGCAGCTGAATTCGGTTTGCCTTTACACTCATCCATCCTGGAGGTAAGTTGTGACAACTACTCAACCACAAAGATTGTTACATTTTGTCGCAGTGGTAGTATGTGTCTTAGCTTGCTGAAGTTTCTGACCTCCAAAAAATAGCGGTTAAAGGGAGCTAGATATTTTGTGGGACTTGCCTTCAACATTGGTCCCTGGATGGTAGCACCAGCTACAGCCGAAGTACCCATTGAATTGTACCATCTGCTGCATCGCAGCTCTGGCAGGTGCATCTGCACAGCAGCATATACAGAAGACCTGCAGGGTTATGGAAAATGATGTAAATATACACTCGCGAGTTGTGTGGTATGTGCGCTCAAATATTCTGCAGAAGGCAATTTACCTTGGAGCACACTTGTGTGCCAGAAAGTGTCCACGTGATGCCACTCGCATTCAACTTCTCTAGTTGTTGCACAAATGCCTGCAGAAGCATTGGCATATGTGGATGTTGTTGTCCATACCACAAAAGTGGTGTCATAACATTGCTCCAGCGCAGCCGGGGTGGCAGTTCGTTTACAATGACTTGAACAGGCCATATGTTAAACTTGGACGATTTGTAAACAGGACTTCCGTCACTGTTCACAGTCAACGTCAAATCATATGGAGCCATGGCAACCTTTTCGCGTGCACTGCAGTACTGATGACCATCTCCCATGTCTCTTATTATGCCATTACTGCTCTGTGGACGGCTGAGGTTTTCTGCTAATGCACTGCTCGCTGTCTTACTCGACAGAATTGACATTAGCTGCCTTTCAATCGGCAAACTTACGAAAAAGCTGCCTGTACGCATAAGATCTTGGCCGACATATTTCTTTCTGCACACTGCGCATTCGACACGAAGCTTTTGGCGTTCCTCTAGGCTGCCCTTTGTTTCGGCGAGCAGATGCTTGCAATCTGCACAGTAAAAATTGAAAATGACTTCGGTCACATCAATTCCACAAAATTTCTTGAAGAGGTATTTGCTTTCTGGAAAACATTTCCTCCCAAGAATGTTGTTGAAAAGTCTCTGAATTTCCTCGATTGCAGCCCAGGATAGACCGAATTTAAGAGCCATATCCAAGAGCAGCATATAGGCGTCACCTCGGGTGACTGACCCACCGTCAATGAATGGATCGCAGAGATCGTCCGCGTCTGTATCTTTCGGATCACAGCTTGGTCCCGCGCTGTTATCAGTCGGCAAACAATATTCGTCCGCGGAAAATGGTGACGCTGGCGGCGTGACAGATGCATGCGAAGTTGTGCATTCACTGTCAGTGAAGTCGCTGCAGTCCTCATCGCTGTTTTCCTCCGAGGTTGAATCCAAGTGCACCGATTCATTGCACATTTGGTCCCCGTGAGAGTTTACGGGCGACGTTGGTGAAGATCTCGTTGATGCCATAGACGACCGAACGTGATCGGCTGGGGCTCGCGCAGCACCGTCTCTAGGATGGTCAAGAAGCCATTTCGTCGACTTTGGCATGCGGCTGTCTGATCCCGGGTCGAGGATAGACCTTACGCCTTTTACGTGGAGCCATTTGATGTCCAAAAAATTGagctgtgtatatatgcacgtaaATAATATATACCTCTAGTTCAACGGAGACACGACGCAAGACAAGAGCGCGGGGTACACTTTAAGTGTTCCGAACAACGTGCTGCTAAAACGTACCGTAAACCTAACGTGCTGCGGTACTACCCAGCACTAAATACTCTGCAGtcgcaccactttttttttttgtaaagaaaGCTGAAATGGTTCACCAAAAAAACATGATAAAAGtgttaaaaaattttgttcaataaAGAGCTAATAAATACTGTCTTAGTTTACGTACATGCAAGAACTACATTTCGGCGCGCCAAGTCAAGGCAGAGTCGCATGAGCGTGAGAAGGTCGACAATAGTCTCCCTCCGCGTTCCATGTGCTCGGACAACTCGTGCAAGTCTGTTTGTCTATCGTCTCTCGCATTTATTTGTTGCACGCGTTGATTAACCATGTTTGCTCTTGTGAGATTTGTGGAAGAGAAAACGGACAAGCGCTAC is a window encoding:
- the LOC119377610 gene encoding uncharacterized protein LOC119377610, with translation MGDGHQYCSAREKVAMAPYDLTLTVNSDGSPVYKSSKFNIWPVQVIVNELPPRLRWSNVMTPLLWYGQQHPHMPMLLQAFVQQLEKLNASGITWTLSGTQVCSKMHLPELRCSRWYNSMGTSAVAGATIQGPMLKLTGTIKYCMDQPYPDRTDEQTLADMSAACRTGTIVHGVKGPSPLINLPGFSPAWSWCPDYMHCVLLGVSRQLTELWFSDTGTEYYCGMPSTMRLINERLCKIRMPVCVSRQPRSLQVRKYWKASEWQYWLLHYSVPCLTDVLGEKYLTHWSLLVSGVFLLLKDSISNADVDLSTQLLTEFVVGVEFLYGRKNMTYNVHQVLHLPKSALLFGPLWAHSCFTFETNMGRLLQLITSANGVALQVATRLLLRSSLLVMKARASSHVLSLIQESSAKECLDSITPLGKPEVVRDVSAHTQLQEKEVVEFRRVKVRGAVIASERYSKHVRSNSTAVVLPDGTYARAKRIFCSRESSGEEHFYIITEAYSVDSILPSGHIKTARKQGHECLFMIDTQTQPCIYFCFNNREYFCDFVNSYEWF